A region from the Riemerella anatipestifer genome encodes:
- a CDS encoding acyl-CoA thioesterase produces MGELKEFESIVKIRFADCDPIGHLNNVKYLEYMLNAREDHVEDNYGFTYQEYAQKTGCTWIAIENQIAYLREIKANTKAKITSKTIMMDKRTALVEILMKALDSDLVYAVLWVKVIHFNLKTRKSQEHTPEIMEQFGEFLVEISEKTFQERVDNLRKINKFVGI; encoded by the coding sequence ATGGGAGAATTAAAAGAGTTTGAGAGTATAGTTAAAATTCGTTTCGCAGATTGTGATCCAATAGGGCATCTTAATAATGTAAAATATTTGGAGTATATGCTCAATGCAAGAGAAGATCATGTGGAAGATAACTACGGATTTACCTATCAAGAATATGCACAAAAAACGGGCTGCACTTGGATTGCTATAGAAAATCAAATAGCATATCTAAGAGAAATAAAAGCTAATACTAAAGCTAAAATTACAAGTAAAACCATTATGATGGATAAAAGAACAGCTTTAGTAGAAATTTTAATGAAAGCTTTGGATTCTGATTTAGTTTACGCTGTATTATGGGTAAAGGTTATTCACTTTAATCTTAAAACAAGAAAATCACAAGAACACACTCCAGAAATTATGGAACAGTTTGGTGAATTCTTGGTAGAAATATCGGAAAAAACATTCCAAGAAAGAGTTGATAACTTGAGAAAAATAAATAAATTTGTGGGGATATAG
- a CDS encoding LUD domain-containing protein, with amino-acid sequence MSWFKNIVGKIFNTEEETAKPDVIKLGDKLSSADLDYKFAQLFTHSGGIFNYCADEAEALKTLNQIVKLEGMSSIFCCDENLRDFLNVIGVSSTESLELFNDAAFITCEYLIAYDGKIMLSHNNILHYNSSRLPEKIVIMATVSQIVTNLNEAMMKVKRRKSTLKNLTSISGGQSHLDDPQKKNTKLFLLLLED; translated from the coding sequence TTGAGTTGGTTTAAGAACATTGTCGGTAAAATTTTTAATACGGAAGAAGAAACAGCAAAGCCTGATGTTATAAAATTAGGTGATAAGCTTAGTTCTGCAGATTTAGATTATAAATTTGCCCAGTTGTTTACACATTCTGGAGGAATTTTCAATTATTGTGCAGACGAGGCGGAAGCTCTTAAAACACTCAATCAAATTGTAAAGTTGGAGGGTATGTCCTCTATTTTCTGTTGCGATGAAAACCTTAGAGATTTCTTAAATGTGATAGGGGTATCTTCTACGGAAAGTTTAGAGCTTTTTAACGATGCCGCTTTTATCACTTGTGAATATCTTATCGCTTATGATGGTAAAATAATGCTTTCTCACAATAATATCTTACACTATAATTCTTCTAGACTTCCAGAGAAAATTGTTATTATGGCAACTGTTTCTCAGATAGTAACCAATCTTAACGAAGCAATGATGAAAGTAAAGAGAAGAAAGAGTACTCTTAAAAATCTAACTTCAATAAGTGGAGGACAATCACACTTAGATGACCCTCAAAAAAAGAATACTAAACTTTTTCTTCTTTTGCTGGAAGATTAA
- a CDS encoding OmpH family outer membrane protein: protein MKKLSVLFAAVMMFVSMGVAKAQKIATVDVEAILSMMPEKKKADEQLLSVFKAKQVEIQKQAQAWQEEVAAYQKAAATMTEAQRTAKEGELQKKQQNIQQMSEAAQKDYTEKQQAAYAPIDKKFMEATEKAAKANGWDFIFDSNTMGLIYKGGADATAAVKKELGL from the coding sequence ATGAAAAAATTAAGCGTATTGTTTGCAGCGGTAATGATGTTTGTATCTATGGGAGTTGCAAAGGCACAAAAAATAGCTACAGTAGATGTAGAAGCTATTTTGAGCATGATGCCTGAAAAGAAAAAAGCAGATGAACAATTATTAAGTGTATTTAAGGCAAAACAAGTAGAAATTCAGAAACAAGCACAAGCTTGGCAAGAAGAGGTTGCAGCTTACCAAAAAGCAGCAGCTACAATGACTGAAGCTCAGAGAACAGCTAAAGAAGGAGAGTTGCAGAAGAAACAACAGAATATTCAGCAAATGTCAGAAGCTGCTCAGAAAGATTATACAGAGAAGCAACAAGCAGCTTACGCTCCTATAGATAAGAAATTTATGGAAGCTACAGAAAAAGCAGCTAAAGCTAATGGTTGGGACTTTATTTTTGACTCTAACACTATGGGGTTAATCTATAAAGGAGGAGCTGATGCTACTGCAGCTGTTAAAAAAGAATTAGGACTTTAA
- a CDS encoding isoprenyl transferase → MSEIKNKIDKNQLPQHIAIIMDGNGRWAKSKGQERTFGHKSAIEAVRNAINACNEIGVPYLTLYTFSTENWGRPSDEVDTLMNLLSETLLAEAEDIFNKGLRMHVIGDVERLPSLVKDQLLNVVDLTKNNTNGNLVLALSYGSRHEILTAVKKIATEVKNGELSVEAISEETISQNLFTKDIPDVDLLIRTSGEVRISNFLLWQIAYAELQFLDILWPDFSKDDFFQCIVDYQNKERRYGKTSEQVAP, encoded by the coding sequence ATGTCAGAAATAAAGAATAAAATTGATAAAAATCAACTGCCTCAACACATCGCCATTATAATGGATGGCAATGGGAGATGGGCAAAATCTAAGGGACAAGAAAGAACCTTTGGGCATAAGAGTGCTATTGAAGCGGTGAGAAATGCTATCAATGCCTGTAATGAGATAGGTGTACCTTACCTTACATTATACACCTTTTCTACGGAAAATTGGGGTCGACCTTCCGATGAGGTAGATACGCTTATGAATTTGTTATCAGAAACTTTATTAGCAGAGGCGGAAGATATATTCAATAAAGGGTTGAGAATGCATGTTATAGGCGATGTGGAAAGATTGCCTTCTTTGGTTAAAGATCAGTTGCTAAATGTAGTAGATTTAACCAAGAATAATACTAACGGAAATTTAGTTTTGGCTCTGAGCTACGGTTCTAGACATGAGATTTTAACGGCGGTGAAAAAAATTGCTACTGAAGTTAAAAATGGAGAGTTATCGGTAGAGGCTATCTCAGAAGAAACTATAAGTCAGAACTTGTTTACTAAAGACATTCCAGATGTAGATTTATTGATTAGAACGAGTGGAGAAGTGAGGATAAGCAATTTCCTTTTATGGCAAATAGCTTATGCAGAACTACAGTTTTTAGATATTCTATGGCCAGATTTCTCTAAAGACGACTTCTTCCAATGTATCGTAGATTACCAAAACAAGGAGAGACGATACGGCAAAACTAGTGAGCAGGTAGCTCCTTAA
- a CDS encoding phosphatidylserine decarboxylase family protein: MKLHKESKGTLLVVGSVVAIVSGLSIYFLKGWALVIILPLLVILGLVLWFFRVPSRTILEHRENVIAPVDGKVVMIKEVEENEFLKGKCIQVSIFMSPLNVHICRYPVSGEVVYKKYHPGKYLVAWHEKSSTENERTTVAVKTLLGSNVVFRQIAGYVARRIVFYCNEGDAAKAGHEFGFIKFGSRMDVFLPLDTEILCKIGDKTKGGLDVIAKLKS; the protein is encoded by the coding sequence ATGAAATTACACAAAGAATCTAAAGGAACATTACTTGTGGTGGGAAGCGTGGTGGCTATAGTAAGCGGCTTGTCTATTTATTTTTTAAAGGGTTGGGCTCTGGTTATTATACTTCCTCTTTTGGTTATTTTAGGATTGGTTTTATGGTTTTTTAGAGTGCCTAGTAGAACTATTTTAGAACACAGAGAAAATGTAATAGCACCTGTGGACGGTAAAGTAGTAATGATAAAAGAAGTAGAAGAAAATGAATTCTTAAAAGGGAAGTGCATTCAGGTCTCTATATTTATGTCGCCACTTAATGTACATATTTGTCGTTATCCCGTAAGCGGAGAGGTGGTTTACAAAAAATACCACCCAGGTAAATATTTGGTAGCGTGGCACGAGAAATCTTCTACCGAAAACGAGAGAACTACGGTTGCTGTTAAAACTCTTTTAGGGTCTAATGTTGTGTTCCGTCAGATTGCGGGTTATGTTGCAAGGAGGATTGTATTCTACTGTAACGAAGGAGATGCAGCCAAAGCAGGGCACGAGTTTGGATTTATTAAATTTGGTTCTCGTATGGATGTATTTTTACCACTAGATACGGAGATACTTTGCAAAATAGGAGATAAAACCAAGGGAGGTTTAGATGTTATTGCCAAACTAAAAAGCTAA
- a CDS encoding OmpH family outer membrane protein, which yields MISFFKKIAFVLSLLFLSFGIKAQKIGVVDTRYILEKFPQYKEAEKRLETQVQTWQTEISQMQTNYEAKKTSFENEKVLLVGEQLKTREKEVLDLEKELKGLISKRFGTDGEVNKLRTSLTKPFQDQIWNAIKQVSDKNGLGIVLDKGNDANILFTDKKYDYTDKVLDILLKNQKK from the coding sequence ATGATAAGTTTTTTTAAAAAAATAGCTTTTGTTCTCAGTCTGTTGTTTCTAAGCTTTGGTATTAAAGCACAGAAGATAGGAGTTGTAGATACACGATATATTTTGGAGAAGTTTCCTCAATATAAAGAGGCAGAAAAAAGATTGGAAACACAAGTGCAAACTTGGCAAACTGAAATTAGCCAAATGCAGACCAATTACGAAGCTAAAAAAACATCATTTGAAAATGAAAAAGTACTTCTTGTAGGAGAGCAACTAAAGACAAGAGAAAAAGAAGTCTTAGATTTAGAAAAAGAGCTTAAAGGACTTATCTCTAAAAGATTTGGAACGGATGGAGAGGTTAATAAGTTGAGAACATCTCTAACTAAGCCTTTTCAAGATCAAATTTGGAATGCTATAAAGCAAGTTAGTGATAAAAATGGTTTAGGCATAGTTCTTGATAAAGGTAACGACGCAAATATACTCTTTACTGATAAAAAGTACGATTATACCGATAAAGTATTGGATATTTTACTTAAAAATCAAAAAAAATAA
- a CDS encoding BamA/OMP85 family outer membrane protein — translation MRYKFLPVLLFAASAHLFGQEVPKTNPQQGVQSESTTQVDDLQGNYILKDIVVDGVKKYSADQVLRFTGLRKGEQIEVPGQKISEAIKKLWNSKYFSEVEVYVQSVDGQNIVLRFLLEDLKDLGEVKVVGIDKKVSKSKAEKIIKDNDLKPGVKITNDLINSVKHNIAKQQIDKGFSDAKVNVKNTANPKDPNMMDWTIEVQRGKRIKIDRITFEGNENISSKKLRKKAFKETKQKRFLLGILKSSKFVKEKYEEDKKNLVTYYNSLGYRDAVIVSDSVWRNKNNNYEINVKLNEGKKYYIGDINFIGNTAYSTEFLQKVLGYKKGDIYDAVGFNKKVGEDGGKEDDSDIKSLYLNNGYLFSQVTPVEKAIKGDSIDLEIRIKEGEKASWDRVTWSGNTTTHDHVVLRSLQTRPGNLFSKRDIKGTYFDLAGMQFFDPQQIKYDIKPNPQNNTVDVAWNLVEKGSSQVQLQAGYGGNSFIGTLGLTFNNFSLRNFLRGKDFKPVPQGDGQVLSLQAQAGQFFQNYSFAFTEPWLFGSRPTALSISLNNSIVKYADLTGGSQRLNIFSANVGLTRRLLWPDYNFSLYTGISYQGYNFNNFPFQFGSEQVNNGSANNFAFNISLSRNSAGFDPHFPTQGSNIEASVKFTPPYSLFSNKDYSTMSTAAKYNWLEFYKVKLRAETYNTVVGKLVLRSTAEMGFMDGYNRQLGAPPFERFYLGGVGLFAGRFDGRELIPLRGYQNASMTGGLTEDVTPTGGGTLYNRFAVELRYPISMNQTAKIYALTFAEGGNTWNNFSTYNPFQLKRSVGVGIRVFMGAFGLIGFDFAYGFDKTIGGTQPSGWNTHFLMNQPL, via the coding sequence ATGAGATATAAATTTTTACCAGTTCTTTTATTTGCAGCGTCAGCTCATTTATTTGGACAAGAGGTGCCTAAGACAAATCCTCAACAAGGAGTACAAAGTGAGAGTACAACTCAGGTAGATGACTTACAAGGAAACTATATTTTGAAAGATATAGTGGTAGATGGCGTCAAAAAATATAGTGCAGATCAGGTTTTAAGATTTACAGGACTTAGAAAAGGAGAGCAGATAGAAGTGCCTGGGCAAAAGATTAGTGAGGCTATAAAAAAACTTTGGAACTCTAAATATTTCTCCGAAGTAGAAGTCTATGTACAAAGTGTAGATGGACAAAATATTGTACTTAGGTTTTTATTAGAAGACCTAAAAGATTTAGGAGAAGTAAAAGTAGTAGGGATAGATAAGAAAGTTAGTAAATCTAAGGCTGAAAAAATCATAAAAGATAATGATTTAAAACCTGGGGTAAAAATCACTAATGACTTAATAAACTCGGTAAAACACAATATTGCCAAACAGCAGATAGATAAAGGTTTCTCTGACGCTAAGGTGAATGTAAAGAATACTGCAAACCCTAAAGACCCTAATATGATGGACTGGACGATAGAGGTACAAAGGGGGAAGCGTATAAAAATAGACCGTATTACTTTTGAAGGAAACGAGAATATTTCATCTAAAAAACTTAGAAAAAAAGCATTTAAAGAGACTAAGCAAAAGAGATTTTTATTAGGAATATTAAAATCATCTAAGTTTGTTAAAGAGAAATACGAAGAAGATAAGAAAAACTTAGTAACCTATTATAACTCTTTAGGTTATCGTGATGCGGTAATTGTTTCTGATTCGGTTTGGAGAAATAAAAACAACAATTATGAAATCAATGTAAAACTCAACGAAGGTAAAAAATACTATATCGGAGACATTAATTTCATTGGAAATACAGCTTATAGTACAGAGTTTTTACAAAAGGTATTAGGGTATAAAAAAGGAGATATTTATGATGCCGTAGGATTTAATAAAAAAGTAGGTGAAGATGGTGGTAAAGAAGATGATTCAGATATCAAGTCTTTATACCTTAACAATGGTTATCTTTTCTCCCAAGTAACGCCTGTAGAAAAAGCAATCAAGGGAGACTCTATAGACTTAGAAATAAGAATTAAGGAGGGCGAAAAAGCCTCTTGGGATAGGGTAACATGGAGTGGTAATACGACTACACATGACCATGTAGTGCTTCGTTCTCTACAAACAAGACCAGGGAATTTATTTTCCAAAAGAGATATTAAAGGAACTTACTTTGATTTAGCAGGGATGCAGTTTTTTGACCCTCAACAAATTAAATATGACATCAAACCAAATCCACAAAATAATACTGTAGATGTTGCTTGGAATTTGGTAGAAAAAGGTTCTTCGCAAGTACAGCTACAAGCAGGTTATGGAGGTAACTCATTTATAGGGACTTTGGGGCTAACGTTTAATAACTTTTCTCTTAGAAATTTCTTGAGAGGTAAAGATTTTAAACCTGTTCCTCAAGGAGATGGGCAAGTATTATCGTTACAAGCACAGGCAGGGCAATTCTTCCAAAATTATAGTTTTGCTTTTACAGAACCTTGGTTGTTTGGTAGCCGTCCAACTGCTTTATCTATAAGTTTAAATAACTCCATAGTAAAATATGCAGATCTCACAGGAGGTAGTCAAAGGTTAAATATATTCTCTGCGAATGTAGGTTTAACAAGAAGACTATTATGGCCAGATTATAATTTCTCTCTTTATACAGGGATTTCTTATCAGGGCTATAATTTTAATAACTTCCCATTCCAGTTCGGGTCAGAGCAAGTAAATAATGGTTCTGCAAACAACTTTGCATTTAATATATCACTTAGTAGGAACTCAGCAGGATTTGATCCTCATTTCCCTACGCAAGGGTCTAATATAGAAGCTTCTGTAAAGTTTACACCACCATATTCTTTATTTTCGAATAAAGATTATAGTACTATGTCCACTGCGGCAAAATACAATTGGTTAGAATTTTACAAAGTAAAACTTAGAGCCGAAACCTATAATACGGTTGTTGGTAAACTAGTATTACGTTCTACTGCAGAAATGGGCTTTATGGACGGATACAATAGACAATTAGGAGCACCTCCTTTTGAGAGATTTTATTTAGGTGGTGTGGGGCTTTTTGCGGGAAGGTTTGACGGTAGAGAACTTATACCATTGCGTGGTTATCAGAACGCATCTATGACAGGTGGATTAACAGAAGATGTTACCCCAACAGGTGGAGGTACTTTATATAACCGTTTTGCGGTAGAATTAAGGTATCCAATCTCAATGAACCAAACAGCTAAAATCTATGCACTTACTTTTGCTGAAGGAGGTAATACTTGGAATAACTTTTCAACTTACAATCCATTCCAGTTGAAACGCTCTGTAGGTGTTGGTATTAGAGTATTTATGGGAGCTTTTGGTTTGATTGGATTCGACTTTGCTTACGGATTTGACAAAACTATAGGAGGTACACAACCTTCGGGTTGGAATACCCACTTCTTAATGAACCAACCATTATAA
- a CDS encoding phosphatidate cytidylyltransferase — protein MDKNLLLRIIFGGVYALVIIACTTPYGAITINNLLGKYVVGAEQLYFGLITFLLFVGVWECVRMMKFDNTFWKWLVFPAVLLVYYRFSMKYFYNSFYANITLSEILGLSLLPIAAVTLFRYPKELYYENGKLIFAVIYTVIPFSFALGLPTFIKGLPESFSMEVFWMFVLIWSSDSFAYVFGRLLGRHKMAPKISPKKTWEGFIGGVLSTMLLGFFIEQNYTELRGNWILVGVLVSVFAPMGDLLESQLKRTFGVKDSGNIIPGHGGILDRLDSFMVCAPVLYLYFAIEKLF, from the coding sequence TTGGATAAAAATTTATTACTCCGTATAATATTTGGTGGTGTTTATGCACTTGTGATAATTGCTTGTACAACGCCTTATGGAGCTATTACTATCAATAATTTATTAGGTAAATATGTGGTAGGCGCGGAGCAACTCTATTTTGGACTAATCACATTTCTATTATTTGTAGGCGTGTGGGAATGTGTGAGAATGATGAAGTTTGATAATACTTTTTGGAAATGGTTGGTTTTCCCAGCCGTTCTTCTTGTGTATTATCGCTTTAGTATGAAATACTTCTATAATAGTTTTTATGCTAATATTACACTATCGGAAATACTAGGATTATCATTACTGCCTATTGCGGCGGTAACATTGTTCCGTTATCCTAAAGAACTTTACTATGAAAATGGCAAACTCATCTTTGCTGTTATTTATACCGTGATACCGTTTTCTTTTGCATTGGGTTTACCTACCTTTATTAAAGGTTTACCAGAATCCTTTTCTATGGAAGTATTTTGGATGTTTGTTCTTATTTGGAGCAGTGATTCCTTTGCTTATGTTTTTGGAAGATTATTGGGTAGACATAAAATGGCTCCTAAGATAAGTCCTAAGAAGACTTGGGAAGGCTTTATTGGCGGAGTATTATCCACAATGTTGTTAGGTTTTTTTATAGAGCAAAATTATACGGAACTTAGAGGTAATTGGATATTGGTGGGAGTGTTAGTCTCTGTATTTGCACCTATGGGAGATTTGTTGGAAAGTCAATTAAAACGAACTTTCGGAGTTAAAGATAGTGGGAATATCATTCCGGGGCATGGAGGAATTTTAGATAGGCTGGACAGCTTTATGGTATGTGCACCAGTATTATATTTATATTTTGCGATAGAAAAGTTATTTTAA
- a CDS encoding DUF389 domain-containing protein produces the protein MLEKLTKLKEVFSLLSQQETFNNVKENIATNIPFKGTNLWILIFAIFIVCLGLNMNSTAVIIGAMLISPLMGPIMGIGFSVGINDPWMLKTAIKNYAFASGVGLVTSTIYFLVSPISDAYSEILARTSPNIYDVLIAFFGGLAGIVATYSKLKGNVIPGVAIATALMPPLCTAGYGLATLQFSYFFGALYLYLINTVYIALATFIVLKVVDFPRYHFKDERIEKRSRKIMWFLVVLTLIPSTYFGYVMVNKNKFERNASRFISGEAVFQNNFLLSKKISYENGEIELTYGGEKLSEESMKALKKKANNYDLEGVKLVIKQGFNFVPSANGQNNIVPANDSEQQLKKFLVMRSDSINAHKKETEQIFKELKVQNNNIKKFAFSIMDEVTDSSIIKKNVMLISAEAPIREAEKTKINEWLKVRVNNPKLEIIYNTQ, from the coding sequence ATGTTAGAAAAACTAACTAAACTAAAAGAAGTTTTCAGCCTTCTTTCTCAGCAAGAGACATTTAATAATGTTAAAGAAAACATAGCTACAAATATTCCTTTTAAAGGGACTAATCTGTGGATTTTAATTTTTGCCATATTTATAGTTTGTTTGGGGCTTAATATGAACTCTACTGCGGTGATTATAGGAGCGATGCTTATATCACCACTTATGGGTCCTATTATGGGGATTGGTTTTTCCGTTGGGATTAACGACCCTTGGATGCTGAAAACAGCAATTAAAAACTATGCTTTCGCTTCTGGTGTTGGCTTGGTAACTTCCACGATTTATTTTCTAGTTTCTCCTATTAGTGATGCCTATTCGGAAATATTGGCGAGAACTTCTCCTAATATTTACGATGTACTTATAGCCTTTTTCGGAGGTTTAGCAGGTATTGTGGCTACTTATAGCAAACTCAAAGGTAATGTAATACCAGGAGTAGCCATTGCTACGGCACTTATGCCTCCTTTGTGTACGGCAGGATATGGGCTGGCAACATTGCAGTTTTCGTATTTTTTTGGAGCTTTATATTTATATCTCATCAATACGGTTTATATCGCTTTAGCAACCTTTATTGTGCTTAAGGTAGTGGATTTTCCTCGTTATCATTTCAAAGATGAGAGGATAGAGAAACGCTCTAGGAAAATCATGTGGTTTTTAGTCGTTCTTACTTTGATACCAAGCACTTACTTTGGTTATGTGATGGTAAATAAAAACAAGTTTGAACGAAATGCCTCTCGCTTTATTAGCGGTGAGGCTGTATTTCAAAACAATTTTCTTTTAAGTAAGAAAATTAGTTATGAGAATGGCGAAATAGAACTAACTTACGGTGGAGAAAAGCTAAGTGAAGAGAGTATGAAAGCACTCAAAAAGAAGGCTAATAATTACGACTTGGAGGGTGTGAAATTAGTTATAAAACAAGGGTTTAATTTTGTGCCATCGGCTAATGGGCAGAATAATATTGTTCCTGCTAATGATTCGGAGCAACAGCTCAAAAAGTTTTTAGTAATGAGGAGTGATAGTATCAACGCTCATAAAAAAGAAACCGAGCAAATATTTAAAGAGCTTAAGGTTCAAAATAATAATATAAAGAAGTTTGCGTTCAGCATTATGGATGAGGTTACGGATTCGTCTATAATTAAAAAGAATGTGATGCTTATAAGTGCAGAAGCTCCTATTAGAGAAGCGGAGAAGACCAAAATTAACGAATGGCTTAAAGTGAGAGTTAATAATCCAAAACTAGAAATTATTTACAATACCCAATAG
- a CDS encoding DUF6089 family protein, whose protein sequence is MKKIIFGLLCTFTTSTLSFAQKHEIGIYAGVSNLVGDIGKTNYLLSDFSTFSDIYGPPVNLGGFYKMNFNPYQGLRFNLSYSNVKFQDHLAKEEYRRIRNNSGNNTVLSLESVFEYQFLPVNNEQKSPMLSPYIFGGIGAMLYSSVNTTLDFSDYQLVDATGTFMPPAIEDYPEGQRAVANKLTMSIPFGIGLKYKFNYNWALFGEVTFRPTFTDNIDYSNMKESQVRVLYDKEAVKAIRGGNTVLSEEEINAIIKPYVESKRVGNLNSNDWVNTVTVGISYSFGRPPCYCD, encoded by the coding sequence ATGAAGAAAATAATTTTCGGTCTGTTATGTACTTTTACAACGTCTACCCTATCTTTTGCTCAAAAGCATGAGATTGGTATTTATGCGGGGGTGAGTAACCTTGTGGGGGATATTGGTAAGACTAATTATTTACTTTCAGATTTTTCAACTTTTAGTGATATTTATGGGCCTCCAGTTAATTTAGGAGGTTTTTATAAGATGAATTTTAATCCTTATCAAGGGCTTAGATTTAATTTATCTTATTCAAATGTTAAGTTTCAAGACCATTTAGCGAAAGAGGAATATCGTAGAATTAGAAATAATTCAGGTAATAACACAGTACTATCCTTAGAATCCGTTTTTGAGTATCAGTTTTTACCAGTTAATAACGAGCAGAAATCACCTATGCTCAGTCCTTACATCTTCGGTGGTATAGGAGCTATGCTTTATTCAAGTGTTAATACTACATTAGATTTTTCTGATTATCAGCTAGTAGATGCTACAGGAACTTTTATGCCTCCTGCAATCGAAGATTATCCTGAAGGGCAACGGGCTGTAGCTAATAAATTGACAATGTCTATTCCTTTTGGGATAGGATTAAAGTATAAGTTTAACTATAATTGGGCTTTGTTTGGAGAGGTAACTTTCCGTCCTACCTTTACGGATAATATTGATTACAGCAATATGAAAGAAAGCCAAGTAAGAGTTCTTTACGATAAAGAAGCAGTAAAAGCGATAAGAGGAGGAAATACAGTGCTTTCAGAAGAAGAAATAAATGCAATTATAAAACCTTATGTGGAATCGAAAAGAGTAGGGAATTTAAATTCTAACGATTGGGTAAATACAGTTACTGTAGGTATATCCTACTCTTTTGGACGTCCACCATGTTATTGTGATTAA
- the rfbD gene encoding dTDP-4-dehydrorhamnose reductase — protein sequence MSKILVTGAGGQLGNCFKKLEENYPQYNFVFKTSKELDITDEGAVLDIFNEEKPSVCINAAAYTAVDLAEQEQEKAYNINANGVGNLAKVCQENQVLLIHISTDYVFDGDTNLPYSEDDFTNPLGVYGKSKLRGEELALENNPNTIVIRTSWLYSEFNKNFVKTMLHLFSQKDELNIVNDQFGQPTNANDLAEAVMKIIETPSKKMGIYHFSNYSETTWYEFATKIKEFSKSNIKLNPIPTEEYPTPAKRPHRSTFALDKIEKDYQIEIKYWQPSLEACIEILKEDE from the coding sequence ATGAGTAAAATTTTAGTTACAGGAGCAGGAGGACAATTAGGTAATTGTTTCAAAAAGTTAGAAGAGAACTATCCACAATATAACTTTGTATTTAAAACTTCAAAAGAGTTGGATATAACAGATGAAGGAGCTGTTTTAGATATTTTTAATGAGGAAAAACCATCGGTCTGTATCAATGCTGCGGCATACACTGCTGTAGATTTGGCGGAGCAGGAGCAAGAAAAAGCCTATAATATCAACGCTAATGGAGTGGGAAATCTAGCAAAAGTTTGTCAGGAAAATCAAGTATTATTGATACACATCAGCACCGATTATGTTTTTGATGGAGACACAAATTTGCCTTATTCAGAAGATGATTTTACCAATCCTCTTGGAGTTTATGGGAAGTCTAAACTTAGAGGGGAGGAATTGGCTTTAGAGAATAATCCTAATACAATAGTCATTCGTACTTCTTGGCTTTACTCTGAGTTTAATAAAAACTTTGTAAAAACAATGCTTCACCTTTTTTCTCAAAAAGATGAATTAAATATAGTAAACGACCAATTCGGTCAGCCAACTAATGCCAATGATTTGGCAGAAGCTGTAATGAAAATCATAGAAACACCTTCAAAAAAAATGGGTATCTATCATTTCTCTAACTATTCAGAGACTACTTGGTACGAGTTTGCTACAAAAATTAAAGAATTCTCAAAAAGTAATATTAAACTAAATCCTATTCCAACAGAGGAATATCCTACTCCAGCTAAGAGACCACATAGAAGTACCTTTGCTTTAGATAAAATAGAAAAAGATTATCAAATAGAAATAAAGTATTGGCAACCCAGTTTAGAGGCTTGTATAGAAATCCTTAAAGAAGATGAATAA